The window CTTCACCGGCGCGCGGACCGGGCGCGGCGTCGCGGCCGCACAGATGCTCGGCGATGGTCCCCGTCACGGCGGTTCGAGAACGCGCCGGGTGGTCGTGAAGGCCCGCTTCGTGAAGCTTGCGGGCAAGGGCGCCAAGGCAGCTTCCGCCCACCTCAGCTACCTGCAGCGCGACGGGACCACCCGCGAGGGCGAGCGCGGCACGCTCTACGGCCCCGACAGCGACTGCGCCGACGGCAAGGCCTTCCTCGAGCGGGGCGCCGGGGACCGGCACCAGTTCCGCTTCATCGTCGCGCCCGAGGATGGCGAGCAGTATGCCGACCTGCGGCCAGTGACCCGTAGGCTCATGCAGCAGGTCGAAAAGGATCTGGGCACTTCGCTCGAATGGGTTGCGGTCGATCACTTCAACACCGGCCACCCCCATACCCACATCGTCGTGCGCGGCGTGGATGATACAGGGGAGAACCTCGTCATCGCTCGCGACTACATCAGCCAGGGCATGGCCGCACGGGCTTGCGAGATCGTCAGCCGCGATCTGGGCCCGCGCACCGAACGGGAAATCGCCGCAGCCAACGAGCGCGAAGTGACGCAGGAGCGCTTCACCCGGATCGACCGACGCCTGCTGGGCGATCTCGACGACAAGGGCCTTGCCTCGGCATGGCATGGTGACCCGGCCGAGCAGGCGTTGCGCGCGGCCCGCCTTGGCACGCTGCGCTCGATGGGGCTCGCCGAAGAGGAAGGCAAAGGGCGTGGACGCTATCGCCTCGATCCCGAACTGGAAACGAAGCTGCGCACCATGGGCAGGCGCGGCGACATCATCGCCACCATGCACGAACGCCTGCGCAGCCATCCCGAGGTGCTGCCCCAGGACTATGCGATCCATGAGCCTGCACAAGCTAAGCCCTTCGTCGGGCGCGTGCTCGACCGGGGTCTCTCCGACGAGCACGCCGATCGCCGTTACCTGATCGTCGAGGCAACCGACGGGCGTACCCTCTTCGTTGATCTGGGAGAGGACATCGCCGAGGGGGCAAGGCGCGGCGGACTGGTCAGAGTGTCCCCCTCCGACTTCGGACTGCGCAAGGCCGACCCGGTGATCGCCGAGGTCGCTGCGGCGAGCAACGGACGCTACAATGTCGACCTTCACCTTGCTCACGATCCGTATGCTTCGGAACGCTTCGCACAGGCCCATGTGCGCAGGCTCGAGGCGCTGCGGCGCGACGGGGCATCGATAGACCGCGAGCCCAACGGCACCTGGATCATCGGCCCGGATTATCTGGACGAGGCGCAGCGCTACGAGGAGCGCCAGGCCCAGCGTCGGCCGGTGATCGTCGACGTACTGGCCGACCGGCCGCTGGAGCAGCTCGTCCGCCACGACGGTCCCACATGGCTTGACCGCCAGTGCGTGGAAAGTCCCCGCGAGCGCCTGCACGGGCGCATGGGCGGCGAGGTCGCGGCAGCGCTGCGTCAGCGGAGGCAGTGGCTTGTAGAGCAGGGACTGGCCGAACAAGAGGGCAATGCCCTGCGCTACCGCAGCGATCTCATCGCCACGCTGCGCGGGCGCGAGTTGCGCCGCGTCGGCGCGCAGCTCTCCGGCGAACTGGGCTTGCGGTTCACGCCGATGGAGGGCGGCCGGGTCGAGGGCATCTATCGCAAGGCCGTGAACGTGGGCGGCGAGAAATATGCCGTGATCGAGAAATCTCGGGAGTTCACCCTGGTGCCCTGGCAGCCGGTGCTGGAGAAGCAGCTCGGCCGCAGTGTCGCGGGCACCATCGAGCGAAGCGGGAGCATCAACTGGACCTTTGGTCGCCAGCGCTCGGGGCCGCAGATCACCTGATGATACTGAAAACACCCCTGGGGATACCGGAAAGGCTCTGTCGCCTATCGGAAGCCATGCCCATCATGGCCTCCATGCAGACGCGCAAGACCCGCCACCAGTTCTACCTTCCAGATCATCTCTCGGCCCGGCTCGATACCATGGCGGGAGAGCCGGGAGCATCGAAGACGACGATCCTGAGCGAGGCCCTCGCTGCCTGGATTCAGCGCACCGATGATGAACAGACCGGAGCGCAGTTCGGCAAGGTGCTGGCCAGGCAGGCTCGTGCGTCCGAGCGCCTCGATCAGCGGGTAGACCACCTGACCGAAGTGCTCGGCTTGTTCGTGCGCTACTATCTGACCTTCACCGCGCATCACCCGGCCTTCGACGAGGAGACCCGCAATCTGGGCCTGCGGCGCTACGAGAACTTCCTCAGGCATGCGGGAGAGCTGGCGGCGAAAAAGTCCAATGCCAAGCCAAGCGCATCCCCACCTTCGCCGCAGGAGAACGAGGCATGAGCAGTCCATCCGATCGCGCCGCACTGCTGCCCTACAAAACCGATCCCCTGACGGTGCGGATTCCCGAAGCCTGCCGGTTGACCGGCATCGGCCGCTCCAAGCTCTATGAGCTCATTGCCGACGGCAGCATCGAGGTCGTCAAGGTCGGAGCCATGACGCTGGTGTCGTTCGAAAGCCTGAAGCGGTTGATTGCCGATGCCCGTGAAGGGGAAGAATCATGAGCGTCCATCCCATCCTTCTGCGCGCGGTGCTGACGGCGGTTGTGGCGGAAATCACGAACGAGCAGCGTGAGGCTCTTTACTCGCCAGATGACGGCATCAGATTTGAGGCTGAGGACGACCTTGTGGGCGACATTATGGTGGCGATGGCGAGCTTAGATGGCACGATCCGCGACGCGTGTGCTTCGCTCGGTTCTCATCAGCGCAAAGACCATCGGTAGTTTCTGCCTCCCCCTTTTCCAGCGACATCTGATTTTCGTTTCAGATGTTGACGGCCTGCTCTTCCGGTCGGAATGCCCCTTTGTCGCCGTGCAGCCATCGATTTCGCGTTCCCAAGTCCGGACTGTCCTCTGTGAATGGCTCCAGCGTTGCAAGTGCAAAGTGATGTTCTGACATTCCGTCGGATGCAGTCGTCTGTCCGGCCTTTTGATGCAGTAGGTTTAGACTGCTGGCCCTGATGGGGCGCACGAACAAGGTCCGACCGGTCTCGCCATCACATCCTTCGCGCTTACAACCTCGTGAAGCTGATCTCTTCAGCCAAGCTCTTGGTCTATGCGGCTGCCAATCGGCATGTGCCCGCGTTCGAAGACGCCGCCGCGCGCCATGAGCGCCCATGCGATCCGCGCCATCAGTCCTGCGAAGCCGCGGCACTCTTGCGACCGGGCCTCTTCGGAGCGTCAGTCGAGGCCGTTGCGGCCTTTACGCCTTTGGCTCTCGGCTTGCGGCTCACTGCCGCAGGCTTGACCGCCTTGACCGTGGCTTGGCGGCCGCCCGCTCGAAGCCCGGCCTGCACGTCGTCGCCCAGTTTCGTCCCGGTGTTGTCGCCGCGCCATTCCTCGGCTTTGAGCGCAACTGCGGCCCGGATGAGGTCGCTCTTGGAAAAACCCTTTTCATGAGCGATTTGACGCAGCTCAGCATCAAGCGTCGCTGGAAGGTAAACCGAGCGCATGACCAGAACCTCAGACATACAGCTTATCCTTCCACCAAGGTGTGTTCGGTTTGAATGAACATATATGCATATATATGTTGATCCACGCTACCACAAGGGCAGCAGAGCATCTGTTACAAATAACTCTTCAGGATCGCGCTGGCCAAGAGGCCAAGGCTTCCCAGCGTCGCCATGCCCGGGCCGCGCGCCAGCGCTGCAAGGGAAGGGGCATGCAGTCCAGCCCCCAGTCCGGCGCTCGCCGGGAACGACAGATCCGCGAGCATTTCGCTCTCAAGGCGATCCCGCGTGTCCTTGCCTCTAGGGCCAAGGATGTCTTTGACGGCGACAGCATCGACCAGATCGAGCAAACTCCAGGCATCGAAACCGATCGCATTGATCACACAGTCGGCCCTCACCTGCTTCTGCAATTTCCCGTCATAGGTGATATCAATGGCCAGTTCATCGTCATCCCAAGAGGCATCAGTGGCCTTTCCGAGGACATAGTCGACGTTGCTGGCGCTATCGATAATCGACTTGTTCCGCGAGGAAATGACCCCGGCCTCGGTCCGCTCGAGTAGTTTGCGCCGATCTGCGAGGCTAAGATCAGTCCAGGCATCAGGATCAGTAAACCATCGACGCTCCGCGTAACCATCGCCGCGCAAGAACAGTGTGCCCATCGGACTGATGGAGCGTACAGTCGCTTGGGGCTTTTCGGCCAATGCATTGGAAAGCCAGGCTACTATTGCACCAGCTGCGCCTCCGGCCCCCGTAACAGCAATCTCGCCCCACTCCCGGACCTTGTCGCGATGGCTCCAGAAAGTTTCGGCATCAAGCAAGCGTTCCGCAGGAATCTTTGATGTAAGACCGCTGATGGCCCTGGCCTTGCCCGTCCCGGTCAAAACCACGCCATCTGCCTCGACTGTAACTTCCTCCTCATCATCGCGATAGGTGATGAGCCAGCCGCCAGCCTTCTGCGGGGTGATCCTGATCACCTCGCCCTCGACGACCCCCTGGTCGGCTTTCTCGAATACCCACTCCAGATAATCCGCCCATAACTCATGGGTCGGGTGATCGCGTCCGCGATCCACCCATTCCGAAAAGTAGCCCGTCGCAACGAGATAGGCCGACCAGGAAAATCGCGCATGCAGTGCCGAAGCGATCGACCGCTTCCCATCCTTTGCGCCAAACTCGGCGTAGGGGAAGCCCACATCCTTTTCCGCCGGAGAACATA of the Novosphingobium sp. 9 genome contains:
- the rlxS gene encoding relaxase/mobilization nuclease RlxS (I built this because a sul1 chimera in AMR looks like the C-terminus.) gives rise to the protein MDDGFDVWLGHIGKERPMRHALRRAVNQAGGSRLSKGGKPRFTGARTGRGVAAAQMLGDGPRHGGSRTRRVVVKARFVKLAGKGAKAASAHLSYLQRDGTTREGERGTLYGPDSDCADGKAFLERGAGDRHQFRFIVAPEDGEQYADLRPVTRRLMQQVEKDLGTSLEWVAVDHFNTGHPHTHIVVRGVDDTGENLVIARDYISQGMAARACEIVSRDLGPRTEREIAAANEREVTQERFTRIDRRLLGDLDDKGLASAWHGDPAEQALRAARLGTLRSMGLAEEEGKGRGRYRLDPELETKLRTMGRRGDIIATMHERLRSHPEVLPQDYAIHEPAQAKPFVGRVLDRGLSDEHADRRYLIVEATDGRTLFVDLGEDIAEGARRGGLVRVSPSDFGLRKADPVIAEVAAASNGRYNVDLHLAHDPYASERFAQAHVRRLEALRRDGASIDREPNGTWIIGPDYLDEAQRYEERQAQRRPVIVDVLADRPLEQLVRHDGPTWLDRQCVESPRERLHGRMGGEVAAALRQRRQWLVEQGLAEQEGNALRYRSDLIATLRGRELRRVGAQLSGELGLRFTPMEGGRVEGIYRKAVNVGGEKYAVIEKSREFTLVPWQPVLEKQLGRSVAGTIERSGSINWTFGRQRSGPQIT
- a CDS encoding CopG family transcriptional regulator, which encodes MASMQTRKTRHQFYLPDHLSARLDTMAGEPGASKTTILSEALAAWIQRTDDEQTGAQFGKVLARQARASERLDQRVDHLTEVLGLFVRYYLTFTAHHPAFDEETRNLGLRRYENFLRHAGELAAKKSNAKPSASPPSPQENEA
- a CDS encoding helix-turn-helix domain-containing protein gives rise to the protein MSSPSDRAALLPYKTDPLTVRIPEACRLTGIGRSKLYELIADGSIEVVKVGAMTLVSFESLKRLIADAREGEES
- a CDS encoding ribbon-helix-helix protein, CopG family — translated: MSEVLVMRSVYLPATLDAELRQIAHEKGFSKSDLIRAAVALKAEEWRGDNTGTKLGDDVQAGLRAGGRQATVKAVKPAAVSRKPRAKGVKAATASTDAPKRPGRKSAAASQD
- a CDS encoding SidA/IucD/PvdA family monooxygenase, whose protein sequence is MTKKLAIVGGGPKAAALVARAAVLRNLDVENVPELFVFEKKAVGSAWRGEAGYSSGHLTLCSPAEKDVGFPYAEFGAKDGKRSIASALHARFSWSAYLVATGYFSEWVDRGRDHPTHELWADYLEWVFEKADQGVVEGEVIRITPQKAGGWLITYRDDEEEVTVEADGVVLTGTGKARAISGLTSKIPAERLLDAETFWSHRDKVREWGEIAVTGAGGAAGAIVAWLSNALAEKPQATVRSISPMGTLFLRGDGYAERRWFTDPDAWTDLSLADRRKLLERTEAGVISSRNKSIIDSASNVDYVLGKATDASWDDDELAIDITYDGKLQKQVRADCVINAIGFDAWSLLDLVDAVAVKDILGPRGKDTRDRLESEMLADLSFPASAGLGAGLHAPSLAALARGPGMATLGSLGLLASAILKSYL